The genomic interval ATTCAAACACAAGGGGGATAGTTGTTTCTCTGCGTCCTCCGAATATGATGCCATCCAATGGAACACCAGTGGGACTATTAAATTGATCTGATACATCAGGGTACTGTTCAATGGGAGAAGTAAAGCGAGAATTTGGATGTGCTGCGATTTTACCTGATCGTGGATCCATAGGTTCGCCCTGCCAATCAAAGACTTTGCTGTTCGGAACAGGAAGGCCTTCCCACCAGGGATCACCAGTTTCTGTCAGTGCCACGTTAGTAAAAATCGTATTCCTGCGCACGGTTTCCATTGCATTTGGATTGGTTTTATAACTGGTTCCTGGGACAACCCCAAAGAATCCGTTCTCAGGGTTGATAGCATACAATCTTCCATCCTTACCTGGACGGATCCAAGCGATATCATCGCCTATAAGTCTCGTTTTCCAGCCAAGATCAGAATACCTCTTAGGTGGTTTTATCATAGCAAGATTTGTCTTGCCACTTGCACTGGGAAAAGCTGCAGAAAAATAATACTTCTTCTTACTGGGCGTTTCAACTTCAAGCAGTAGCATATGCTCTGCCATCCAGCCCTTCTCCTTTGCCCTTACGCTGGCAATCCTGAGGGCATGGCATTTCTTGCTCAACAAAGCGTTGCCACCGTACGCAGAATTTATACTTACAATGTGGGCATCGAGATCAGTGCGTTTCCAAGGAAAATGCAAAATATATCTGTTTTTTGGGTCTAGGTTTCCAGAAACATGGATGCCTTTAATCCAATCTTCCATATAAGAATAACCTTCGACCTTAGAAGTGCCCATTCTGGTCATTATCTTCATGTTCGCTACCACGTAAGGACTGTCTGTTATCTCAACACCGATCTGCGAGAACTCAGATGATAATGGGCCCATAACATAGGGAACAACATACATTGTTTTTCCTTTCATGCTCCCTCTAATTAGCTTATTGCATATTTCGTCAGCCTGATCGACAGACATGTAGTTGTTTAGTGGACCGACATCTTCGGGATCTTCAGAGCATATGTATGTGGACTTTTCTGTTCTAGCCACATCCATTGGATTGCTCCTATATAGATAGCAATCAGGGTATCTTTCTCTGTTTAATGCTATAATCTCTTTCTCCCGCAGCATCTGATCCAGAACGGACTTGTATTCCTTCTCACTGCCATCACAAACATACACACGATCAGGATTGGCAAGTTCCGAAACTTTTCTTGCCCATCTATCTATTGACGTTATGCTGGTTTTTTCCATTTAATTGCACCCGATTCAGAGACATGGAGATGACGCAAATCCTCCATTATAATTGTAATGGTTTATGTGTTAATATATTTAAAAGGTTTCGAAATCACAGTGCTTTGAGTTCGGCAAATGCAGAATATACGATCAGACCAACTTAATTATAAGTCCTATCAATTTACCTTTCAGAAGGGTCTGTGGGGTAGCCTGGTATCCTTCCAGCTTCGGGAGTTGGAAACTCCGGTCCAAATCCGGACAGACCCACTGATATTTTTGTACGCGCCAATAAATCCAGACTAGTATTAACATCTTAAGCAAAGTGTAAAACTATCAATGACCTTACATGATAATATTGGGAAACTAGGCCCGAACGTTTTTTTAGAAACGTTACCAAAACCGAGTGAAACAAGCATTTTTATCTACAGCAATATGAACTGGAGAATTGTTTTCTCTGAACTCTTCGTAAAAATATATTTATGCGGAGGGCCGGATTCGAACCGGCGGACCCCTACGGGAATGGACCCTGAATCCATCGCCTTTAACCTAGCTCGACAACCTCCGCTTCATACTGGGAATGTTTTTTGCTTACATATTACTTTTGAGTCAAAATCGATCAGAGAAATACGTTATGATCAGGAAACAAAGTAACATCGGACATTTCTAAAGTGCACATTATTTGGAAACGGCATCTTATAGATTCGTCTGTGCGAGGGCATCCGAAAATGAACGTCGGAGTTCAACAGTCTTATTGTGTGCGATCTTCAGAATCTCTGGATACTTATCTGACCCGATCTTTCTGACCAGTTTGATCGAAGAATCAAGACTGATCCTATGCCCTGCACTAACAATGGTTTTTTTGTTGATGATATAACCAGCTCTATTGTTTTCGTTCATAATCCAATTCCCACTAACTTTCCCGGTCAGTATAGATTTTGATACACCTATTGTAGGTACATCAAGAATTAGGCCTGCAAAACTAGCAAGGCCTATTTTTCTCGGATGGAGATAACCACTCGCGTCTACCAAAAGCGTCCCTTTGTATCCTTTGCATAATTTAGAGATAAATCTGAATTCCCGATATGCTAGATAACTCGGAATATATGGAAATCTTACTGGAAGGACGATAGTTGCTATGTCTATATCGTCCCCGTCCTGAGACACGAATGCCGCATACCCATTAAAATCATCATACGAGACATCTATTGCGCCAATAAGATCGAAGTTGAAATCGTCTTCGAGAACTACGTAATTCGATAATAGATTTTGTTCCTCTTGCATTTTTTTTAGCGGATAGATAGTGTTGAAATGACCAAAGAAGTAATCTTTGAAGTTATCAATCGCTCCATTTTTAATAGATATACCATCAGCATTTAATCTTCTAATTTTCTCTTCTGTACCGAGTGGGTGAGTGTATTTCCAGACCTCGCCTGTGGATTTTACGACACGATAACAGGGGATAGTGTCTGGATTTTCGTTTATGGATAGCATGTATCCACACGCTCTTGCAGAAACAGGATCTCCTAGTGCTTTTGCTAGAGAACCATACGTAGAAACTTTTCCTCTCGGGATCTGAGAAACAAGACCATAAAAATAAGAATACAAGTCATAGTCCTCAAAATCTGTTCTAAATAGCATGCATTTAATTGAATACCGCCTCGAATAAATAAATTGCTAAAAATTCAGGCATTCTTTTTGAAAAGGCATCGTCGCGAAATGACGATTTCAGGAATATATAGTATAAATTTGTCTATATATTAGAATGTTTAATAACAGAGATTGTCATTTCCGTTTTAATGTTTGAGAATTCCTTTCAGAAGCTTGCTAGGATATCCTCAAAGCATTCTATCAAAGTTTTAATTATTTGGTTAATACTACTCTTTGTTCTCCTCCCTTTTGCATCATTACTATTTAGCCAGACCTCATATAACCTTGCCTCGAGTGTCGTTCCTCCGAATTCTATGGCTACTAGGGCGAACAACCTACAATCGGAGTATTTTCCGTCAAATTCTACTAATTCATCCGCAATGGCGATCGTTACAACGGGTACATCTGTAACCTCTAACGGAACTATGGGGAATTTCAACAAAGCTGAAGCGGGAGTAGTTAGCTATTTGCAAGGGCAAGGGATTAAATCTAACTTTACTTCAATAGTATCGATAGAAAATTCTAGCCTTATTGGAGGGGCCAAATTAGGTCTTGGCCTTGTCAATGGAACTTATCCTTTGATCCAGTCTGTTTCTCAGATGAATGCCACGGTAAATATGACAATAGGAGTTGAATTTGGTCTCCCAGCCATTTATTTAGATACTTATAATTCTACGTCTTATAATAGAAATGATGCATTCAATAAAATGCTGGCTAATTCGACCACGCCATTGACTAAAAATTTTACATTATCTTTTGCTCAGGAGCTAAATACCACAAGTGTAAACATAACAAACATTAGCAATGCGATCAATTATACTGTAAGGAATCAGTCATCTAATTTTTCAAAGCTTATTTCAAAGAATCAAAATCTCCAATACTTCTTCACTTCTGTGGTAAGTGCTATAAATTTCGGCAATTATTTAAGCGCTGAAAACGCTAAACATCTCCCATCACTCGTCAAGGAGGTTTCAATACCGATAATTAAACAAGCATTACCAAGCAAAGCGACAAAGTTCATCGTAAATGATTTGAATATTTCAGTAAGTTCGTTCATAGGAAATGTACTGAATCTTACTTCATTTAACCCGCACTTTTTCCAAAATTTAACCGCGCTTTTGGTAGCTCATGGCGTTAATTCCTATTTTTATAGAAGCCCGTTTGTTTCAACTGGAAGTAACAGCGGCCTTCAAACGTTCATAAAAGACCTAAATAACACCAAGAATATTGGTCTTGTAACTTCGAGAATATTATTGAATGATAGTTTCTCAAACTACCCTATCTTACCAGCAAGAAACGTGTATAACCAGTTTATCGGCACTGATAACAGTACAGTTATATTCTTGTTAGATGTAAGTGTGAATCTAAGCGTCAGCCAGATTAGCAAGGTCCATTCAATTTTCTTAAGTTACCTTGATCCTTCTAATGTTAAAGTGTACGTTGCCGGTGCAGCTGCGTTGGATAACCAGATAGGATCAGAAACACTAGGCGGGATGGAAAGGGCTCTGATCATTGGAATAGCGCTATCGATAGTTGTTGTTGGAATATTCTTCAGATCTGTGACCGCTGCGTTTTTACCTCTGACTGTCTTTGGATTTTCAGCTGCTATTTCTTTGGCGATAAATGGTCTGCTTTACAAATACGTGCTGCATGCAACGGTATCATTCGTTACTCCTACGTTGCTTCTTATCCTGCTTCTGGGACTTTCGAGTGATTACAGCGTATACATAATGGCAAGGTATAGGAGAGAAATGCGACATGGAAATCCTGATCCCGTTTCTGAGACCGGAAAGTGGGCAGGACATGCTGTATTTACCTCAGGATTTACAGTTGCTATTTCTTACGTAGTGTTGTATCTCTCTCATGTACCGATAATGAGTGATGCCGGGATCACAAATGCAATAGGCGTTGTCGTTGCAATACTTGTTGCTAACACCTTGCTTATTGCTATAATAAGCCACTTTCAAAAGAGAGTCTTTGGCATCAGAAAGGAGGACAGCACTAAAACAGAAAGAAATGTTATGGCTGGCATCGCTCACACTGTAGTTAAGAACAAAGGAAAAATTGTTGTTGTATTCCTCATCCTTTCTTTGGTTGGTGGGTATTTCTATTTTACAACCCCAACGAACATGAATGTTTTTTCCTTGATCCCAAGCAGTAGCGGTGTCCAGGCTATTGATGCTGTAAACAGCAGTTTTAATGGGGATTTTTTTGATAGAGGATTTATAGTGATAGAATTTCCTTCACCAGTTTACAGCAAAGAAACTGGATTCAATACGACGGAAATAAACCAGGTAACTGCAATTGAAAATAAGATAATCGAAACTAAGGGCATTAGTGAAGTTTTCGGGCCCACTATGCCATTCGGGACTTATGTCCCTTATAATTATTCGGGCATTCCGAGCAGATACGTGGACGATTACCTTAATCAATCTCTTACTTTTGTAGGCACTGATTCTAGATACATAATGCTGGACTTTCAGCTCAGTAATTTGGCCTGGCTGAGCTCATCGTCATCAGTTGTTTCTTCTCTACCAGGTGTAATAAACAGTGCAGGTGGCAATGTTGTATCAACAGATATCGGAGGGCTTACCCAAGGCCTGAACGATGCATTCAGTTATACCTCCAGCAGTTTTGACAAGATGGTCCCGATACTGTGCATAGCTATATTCGCTATTCTACTACTCCAGCTTGGTTCTGTTTTTACACCGATACGTTTGATACTCATGGTGCTTGCCTCCGTTGTTATCTCGCTCGTTATAGCATATGCGATAGACATTTTTGCCCTCTCCTACCCTATAATAATATTTCTCCCCTTGTTTACTGTTGTGACTTTATTGGCAGTTGGATTAGATTACGATATTTTCATGGTTGCGCGAGTAAGGGAAGAGGTAATAAAAGGAAGAAGTGATACTGAGGGTATAAGAACAAGTATAACAGAGAACGGAGGTGTAATAACTACCCTTGGAATTCTTCTCTTTGTTACCTTTGGATCGCTCGTATTCAGTGATGTTGGCATAATTACTGAAATGGGGATCGGGCTCGCTCTTGGAGTTCTTGTGGACACATTTGTAAGCTGGCCATTTTTTGTCCCCGCTATCATGCTCTATCTTGAAAAATATAACTGGTGGCCTTCTAAACTTTCAAAGAGAAATTAATTGAATCAGCTATTATTTTGCCAATTTGAAATAGAATCGATCCTTGGAATTAGTTACTCATTTACAGATTATTCCAAAACTGCATAAAATAAGAAATTGATTTTGATATCTTTGGATGGAACCCTTTTTCCGAAAGCTTTAACTGTACACGGTTATTTTTATTAACAATATTTTCCTTACTGGGATATATGTATGCCAATATTTCACACATATTTTCAGTTTACATTGTACTGAAAGGAACAGAAGTTACAGTGTATAGTATACTATTAATAATTATTGGGTTCCTAGTTGGAGCGTGGATAACTCGGTTACTTCTAAGGTACCCATTTGGTAGGCATCCAGTTACAGGAAAAGAAACATTAATTGGAATGAGAGGCGTAGTGGTAAGATCCACGGACGATCTAATGGAAGTGAAACTAAACAATAAACAGATATGGAGAGCCATGTCTGCTGATGGTCACAAAATATCCACAGGAACTGACGTGATGGTGAAGAACGTTGATAACCTTACAGTTGTAATTGAAGAAGCTGCATCCTCAGGCTCGACTGATTAGTTTTTTCGTGTAATTGGGTCAGTGACCAAAAAACTATATATTAACGTAAAATGCATGGTCGAAAACCGATGAAAACTTATCTTAAAGTGACGTTTTCCAGTGAGGGTGCGAAACCCAGTGAGGTTATAAATAGGCTGAGATCTCTTGGATTTAAGCCTGTGATGGGCGAGCAGGATCTGATATATGAATGGGGCAACAGCGCTACTATTGAAGATTCCATATGGTTCGCCGACAAGATTCAAGCCACCCTTGAAGGATTCAGAGTAATGTTTCAGATAGAGACCATGCTGGATTAAGTCAACAGGAGTGATACTTCCTACTTCTCCCTATAAGGTATTCTTCTTATATCGCCACATTTTGAGCATGTTACGGTGAGAATCCCGTTTTTCAGCCTGATTTTATCATCAACAGTATAAGGCATTTTACATCTTTTGCAATAGGATCTTTTGACAAACTTTGGCAGCGTTACATCTATTCGCCTGCCTATGGATTCTGCAATTATATTGTATCTCCTGGCCAGGAGTGGATCATTAAGCTTTCTCTTTTCCATTAGCCCATTAAGAACGGCTATCCTGTTTAACGCGACTTTATCGATATTCCTGTTCTTTCGCATATCTAATTGAATTACGCCATCCGATTTAAGCACAAAAAGTCATGGTGTGCTTGATTTCAATTTTGGAAGGCGTACACAACATGCTTGTTAATCGACCTTTACGCTAAAAATTCAGGATTATAGTAAGTATAATTCTATAAATCTATTGTTCGACGCCAATCTGAGTGAAATCTGTTCGCAGGCGAAATAGGAAACTTAAGGAACTGCCTATGTCCAGCCGAAAAACAATGAACCGAGAAGGGATCTTGTCTCAAAGAGCGAGGGGTGTTACGAATGAATACCAGTCGCATGTATCCACTGCCAACATTTGGGACTATCTGCCCTGCAAATGGTTAATAAATTTAGGGCTATTATGAAAGATCATGATCAAGCTTGTGATCCTGGATGTTGATGGCACAATAACTGATCAGAACAGGCTGATATCTACCAAAGCCATAGAAGCTATAAGAACGGCTGAGCAAAATGGTGTTGTCGTTTCTCTGATCAGCGGCAACGTGATTCCGGTGATGTATGCGTTGAAAATATTTCTAGGCATTAACGGTCCGGTGTTTGCTGAAAATGGCGGAGTGGAATTTAATACCGACATTACACCATTCTTCACGATGGATGAGCCAAAGCGATTCTACAGGAAGCTCCTTGAACTGAACCTCTGTGAAGGCATCCTTACCAATACCTGGAGATACTGTTCTGTTGGTTATTTCCCAAAAGAGGAAAAGGTAGAGGAAATATATGAATTGTCAAAGGATTATAATGTTGAGCTCACCGACAGCAGCTTTTCATGGCACATTCTAAATAAAGGACAGAACAAGGGATATGCTATCAGGAAATTGATTGAAAAGTTCTCCATGTCTCCAGATAATATACTGGCTTGTGGGGATTCTCTCAACGATATGCCTATGTTTTCTTTACCAGTTAAAAAAGCAGTGCCGAAAAATGCCAAACAAGAGTTAAAATCTCTGGCGGACTATATATCCGCAAAGGATCATGGAGATAGTATTGCGGACATACTTTCACGGATTGACAGTTTTTAAATCCTTGACATTCAAACCGATGTGATCCTCTATCAATTCGTGGTCTTCAATTAAAAGCTGACCACGCATTATAACATTCTTGGGAAAGATTGCCTCAAAATCGTTGAATGGAGAAGTCTTAGTTTTTGAGTGCAATCGACTTTCGTCAATACGTCTGGTTTCGCCTAGATCGAAGTTCAGGAAATCTGCATAATATCCTACAGCAATTTTCCCTTTCTTCAGATCCATCACGTTTGCAGGATTCAATATCGCGGTGCGAACAAGAGTGTTTATGTCCAAAATTTTCTTGCTGAATAAAGCGAGCAAGATCGGTATTCTTGTCTCAACCCCTATGATCCCAGAAGCTGCATGGTTAAATTCTTCTTTTTCCGCCTGCGTATGCGGTGCATGATCTGAAGAGATTATGTCAAATTTGCCGGCAAGATAAAGCTCGAAAAGCCCATTCATCACACTGCGGGATCTGAGTGGCGGGTTAACCTTACCCCACGAACCGAGTGACAATTCGTCGTTCAGGAATATATGGTGAGGAGTCACCTCTTTCATAACAGAAGAGGCAGCGATGGAGACAGACTTCGTAGAGCTAAGGTGTGCGGCTATTTTTTTCTTTACCTTGAACTTGTTTATATATTCTATCGCCAAATTTTCACATTCTTCAGGTCTTGCAAGGTTGTGTTCCCGCAGAGTTCCGACATAACTAGGTCGGTACCGATCAAGGCATTCCTGACTTTCCGCATGAAAGATCACTGGCTTGTTGTAAGAATCCAATTTCTCAATCTGCTTATCATCGATCTTTGAGAGCCCAACAGTGTTCGTGCTTCCTCCCAGATAAATCTTTATCCCGCTGCTCCTCGGATCTATCAATTCCGCATTATTTCCGACGAACATCGAGTAAAGGCCAAAGTCGCAGAAAGCCTTGGATCTAACCTGGGAGAACTTATCCTCGAAACTTACGCGGTCGGTTATAGGTATACGGTTATTGGGCATGTCAAAAACCGTCGTGTTGCCTCCGAATAATGCAGCAGTTGTTCCAGTTCTAAAGTCTTCTTTTTCTGTTTCGCCAGGGTCGCGAAAATGAACGTGAATATCAGTTCCAGCTGGCAATATCGGACCTTCAATACGGATTCTCCTTTCACCTTGCAGGTTCTTTCCAATACTATCTATTATACCGTCAGAAACACCAATTTCGAGTTCTCTGAAGCGCCCATCAACGAAAAAATTACCAGAAAAAACCAACTCCGAAGCCATGTATGATGATTAAAGATACGGTTTTAATCTTTGTTTTCTGAGACGGTTAGACGGCAGTTCTCAGGTAATGGAAATATTGCTGATTATGTATAAGAATTATTAAAATCAAGGTTTGACAATGAATTCTGCGGAGACGGACCATGCACTATCGTTAACAATGAGTAATCATGACGACCTTGGCCATGCGAATAAAGGGGCAAACAGCAAGGAAAATTATGGAGAGCTACTGGTTATTTTCTTGCTGTCAGGTCAAATCACCCTGACTTAGACCCCTCTTTTCTCCCCCCACAGGAGCTTGTGCAGTTGCGGAAGTACACGGACATCCATTTTTAAGTCAAGAACTTTCTCGACCAGCCATTTCATATCGGTTCCCCAGGCAGGTTGGAGAATTTTTTCGCATGGAAGATTATGCGCACTTATGAATTTTCTAGCGAATTCAAAATCCGTATCATCTGCTATGACAAACTTGGCATAATCGGTGTCTCTAAGATAACTGAGATTATTTGTAAATAATCGTCTTTCTTCTCCAGATGATGGTGTCTTTATGTCCATGTCGATCACGACGCTCCTCGAAAAGGTATATGGAAGTATGCTCAGGGATCCGCTTGTCTCTAGGAGAAGGTTCTTTCCACGGTCGATTACACCACGCACAAAAGTTGGGGCGTCTCGCTGTACCAATGGTTCACCACCCGTGAAACAGATCCATTTTTCTGGTGCCTGGGAAACCAGGTTAAGAAGAGTTTTCATGTCGGCTTCTTTACCACCTGAAAATGTATACGTGGAATCACACCACCTGCATCTCAAGTTACATCCGTTTGTGCGTACAAAGAACATCGGGACACCTATCATAATCCCTTCTCCCTGTATGCTGTGAAACGTTTCGGTTATTAACAACCCGTTAGCATTGAATTGTAGGATATATCTTTATTGCGTTCCAAAGATCAGAAGTATTGAGTCGATGATATCGTTTCTGTGTGTCGCTTTCTGTTCCAAATATTTATTCAAGATCCAATCGTTGTACAATTCCAATCTTCCAACAGATGCGCTATGATTGGCTTTTTCTCTTTCAACAATCCAGGATACTATTCGAGCTCGGAAATGTTAAATTGAGGTAAGCAATAGTCATAGCATGGAACACAAACTTCTTGAGCAGAGGCTAAAGAAAATATTCGAGTATGCAAAAGACGTGGACGCCCTCCTTATTATGCAGGGTGATGAAAATTCCGTTGACAAAACTTTTTTCTATATAACTGACCCTGATGGCGGAATATTTGAATCTTCTGCCCTCATAGTGAAACCTGATAACGTAAAGATCCTTACGAGCCAGCTTGAGGAAGAAATCGCAAGGAGAACAGGCATGGACGTTATCGTAACTAAAGGGATGGCAGATCTGAAAAAACAGATCATAGAGAACCTTAAGGGGCTTAACACAATCGGCCTAAATTATACCTCCCTGACACTGGAGCAGTACAGGGATCTTCTGCGTATTGTGCCCGATAAGGAATTTGTAAATATTTCAAGTTCTATAGAAGAGTCGAGGCGCCTGAAAGATCCAGAGGAACTAAACAGAATCAGGGAAGCAGCAAAGATTGCCAGTGAAGCAATTCAGAACGTGATTCCCAAGATAAGAGAAGGCATGACGGAAACAGAACTCGCCTCGGAGATGGTCTACCAAATGATGCGCCTGGGAGCGAGCGAACCTTCATTCAGCACAATTGTTGCATTTGGCAAAAATGCTTCCATGCCTCATTACACTCCAGGAGATGCAAAGTTAAAGAGAGGAGACTTTGTTCTTATCGACTACGGCGCAATATACAAGAGATACTGCTCGGACGTTACCAGAACAATGGTTTTCGGCAAGGCCTCAGAAGAACAAAAGGAGGTATACGATACGGTTCTTGCTGCCCAGAAAGCAGGCTTTTCAAAGATAAGAGAAAATGTGAATGGGAAAGATGTCGATCTTGCAGCCAGAAACGTCATAGATGGATCCAAGTACAAGGGGAGATTCATTCATTCCCTTGGGCATGGCGTTGGCATGGATGTTCATGACCATCCGGCATTCTCACCAAATTTCGATATTCCAATAAAGGAAAATATGGTTGTCACTGTCGAACCGGGAATATATATCCCTGATTTTGGCGGTGTGAGGATAGAGGATGATGTCATTGTCAAGAAGGATGGCTGTGAGATAATAAGCACTGCTCCAAGAGATCTTATCGAATTATGAAGAAGGCGCAATGATCGATCAGTCAATATTTGACACAAATAAAGAAAGCATAACGCTTCTGCTTGGATCAAACGATGAGCGGATGTACACCATACGTAAAAATGCCTATAGGCTTATATTGGGGTCCCTCACAGATGATGAGGACCACGGAATAAGGGACCCGGATGATCTCTCGTGTCTGCCACTTTCTTTGTGGATTTTGAAATACATAAATGAGAGTATACTGACCTCCAGAACAATAAATTTCGTGAGAGATTTTATTGAACGGTATGTAAATTCAGGGAAGGTTTCTGATGAGGATGTAGAGTTCGTTTCCAGGGTATTTTCCCTGACTGTTGATTACGACCTGGAAGATGGGCATTTTCTTATTCCTGTGGGGCAGCTCATTTCCAACGTTGCAAGACTCAGCGGCTATAACCACCGGTTGATATATCAGAACCTTGATCGTGGGCTTGTCATATGCCGCAGACCTCTAGTTGCCAAGGTAATTAGAGAGGCTTTTGTAAAACATGCTTTCAGTGCGTACGATTCCATAGATCCGGACGCGACAGCCGAAGTTCTTGCTCCCATTTATGAGGAAGTAGACGAAATAATAAACAAGTTGAAGTCCTCGGGAATAAAGGTGAACGTTGATCTCGGATCAGTTGATTTTTCAATGTTCCCTCCGTGCATAAAAGAGTATATTAGCGAGATGCGTGAGGGAATAAATCTCCCCCATCTTGCACGTTTTACTCTCGTCAGCTTTTTGCACAAGATTGGGATGGATAATCCTTCCATGGTTGAACTGTTCAAAACCGCCCCAGACTTCAACGAAAGGCTGACAACGTATCAAATCAACCACATTACCGGTCAGATATCAAGTACGGAGTATTCACCGCCAAAATGCTCTGTCCTTCTATCCAATCACCTGTGTTACAAGGACAATGATCCGATATGCAACAAAGAATGGCTGAAACACCCGTTACAATATTATACATTCAAGAAGAAAATTAGTGCAAAGCCTGTCATGAAAACTAAAAGTGCAAGGAAAACGAGTAAAAAATTTAATCATTAATATAAATAAGAAAAAAACGGAATAAATTTATTGCCTTCACGGATAGGTGTTTTATGAAAATAAACGTCGACGGAAATGACAGAAGATTCAAGGCCGTATGGTTTGAGAATAATGATGTACGGCTGATTGACCAGAGAAAACTTCCTGAGGAACTTGAGATTATTAACGCCAAGGACAGTGACGAGGTTGCAACGATAATCAGGGACATGGCGGTAAGAGGTGCTCCAGCCATAGGGATCACTGCGGCTTACGGCCTGGCCATGGCCAAGATCAAGGGAGAAGACATGGAGAAGGCCGTTAAGAAAATTGGCGGAACCAGGCCAACAGCCTATGATCTTTTCAAGGCCATCGAATATATGAGATCCAATAATTTCGAATTGAGCGCCGCAACGCGTTATGCCAATGAGATCAGCGGAAGATGTAAAAAGATAGGTGAATATGGAAACCAGCTGATTTCTGATGGTTCCAAGATACTTACACACTGTAACGCCGGCGCTCTTGCTGTTGTGGACTGGGGAACGGCTCTTGCACCAATGAGGGTGGCTCACGACGAAGGGAAGAGTATCTTTGTTTTTGTGGATGAAACGAGGCCGAGGCTTCAGGGAGCAAGGCTGACAGCGTGGGAGCTCCTCCAGGAGGGTATTGATCATGCGATAATATCGGACAATGCAGCTGGTTTTTACATGAAGAGGGGAGAAGTCGATCTCGCCATAGTTGGCGCTGACAGAATCGCTTCAAACGGAGATTTTGCGAACAAGATAGGGACTTACGAAAAAGCTGTAGTTGCAAAAGCCAATAACGTACCGTTTTATGTTGCAGCCCCC from Thermoplasmatales archaeon carries:
- a CDS encoding MMPL family transporter, giving the protein MFENSFQKLARISSKHSIKVLIIWLILLFVLLPFASLLFSQTSYNLASSVVPPNSMATRANNLQSEYFPSNSTNSSAMAIVTTGTSVTSNGTMGNFNKAEAGVVSYLQGQGIKSNFTSIVSIENSSLIGGAKLGLGLVNGTYPLIQSVSQMNATVNMTIGVEFGLPAIYLDTYNSTSYNRNDAFNKMLANSTTPLTKNFTLSFAQELNTTSVNITNISNAINYTVRNQSSNFSKLISKNQNLQYFFTSVVSAINFGNYLSAENAKHLPSLVKEVSIPIIKQALPSKATKFIVNDLNISVSSFIGNVLNLTSFNPHFFQNLTALLVAHGVNSYFYRSPFVSTGSNSGLQTFIKDLNNTKNIGLVTSRILLNDSFSNYPILPARNVYNQFIGTDNSTVIFLLDVSVNLSVSQISKVHSIFLSYLDPSNVKVYVAGAAALDNQIGSETLGGMERALIIGIALSIVVVGIFFRSVTAAFLPLTVFGFSAAISLAINGLLYKYVLHATVSFVTPTLLLILLLGLSSDYSVYIMARYRREMRHGNPDPVSETGKWAGHAVFTSGFTVAISYVVLYLSHVPIMSDAGITNAIGVVVAILVANTLLIAIISHFQKRVFGIRKEDSTKTERNVMAGIAHTVVKNKGKIVVVFLILSLVGGYFYFTTPTNMNVFSLIPSSSGVQAIDAVNSSFNGDFFDRGFIVIEFPSPVYSKETGFNTTEINQVTAIENKIIETKGISEVFGPTMPFGTYVPYNYSGIPSRYVDDYLNQSLTFVGTDSRYIMLDFQLSNLAWLSSSSSVVSSLPGVINSAGGNVVSTDIGGLTQGLNDAFSYTSSSFDKMVPILCIAIFAILLLQLGSVFTPIRLILMVLASVVISLVIAYAIDIFALSYPIIIFLPLFTVVTLLAVGLDYDIFMVARVREEVIKGRSDTEGIRTSITENGGVITTLGILLFVTFGSLVFSDVGIITEMGIGLALGVLVDTFVSWPFFVPAIMLYLEKYNWWPSKLSKRN
- a CDS encoding phosphoglycolate phosphatase, whose product is MIKLVILDVDGTITDQNRLISTKAIEAIRTAEQNGVVVSLISGNVIPVMYALKIFLGINGPVFAENGGVEFNTDITPFFTMDEPKRFYRKLLELNLCEGILTNTWRYCSVGYFPKEEKVEEIYELSKDYNVELTDSSFSWHILNKGQNKGYAIRKLIEKFSMSPDNILACGDSLNDMPMFSLPVKKAVPKNAKQELKSLADYISAKDHGDSIADILSRIDSF
- a CDS encoding NfeD family protein, giving the protein MYSILLIIIGFLVGAWITRLLLRYPFGRHPVTGKETLIGMRGVVVRSTDDLMEVKLNNKQIWRAMSADGHKISTGTDVMVKNVDNLTVVIEEAASSGSTD
- a CDS encoding endonuclease V translates to MLFRTDFEDYDLYSYFYGLVSQIPRGKVSTYGSLAKALGDPVSARACGYMLSINENPDTIPCYRVVKSTGEVWKYTHPLGTEEKIRRLNADGISIKNGAIDNFKDYFFGHFNTIYPLKKMQEEQNLLSNYVVLEDDFNFDLIGAIDVSYDDFNGYAAFVSQDGDDIDIATIVLPVRFPYIPSYLAYREFRFISKLCKGYKGTLLVDASGYLHPRKIGLASFAGLILDVPTIGVSKSILTGKVSGNWIMNENNRAGYIINKKTIVSAGHRISLDSSIKLVRKIGSDKYPEILKIAHNKTVELRRSFSDALAQTNL
- a CDS encoding phosphoenolpyruvate carboxykinase (GTP); its protein translation is MEKTSITSIDRWARKVSELANPDRVYVCDGSEKEYKSVLDQMLREKEIIALNRERYPDCYLYRSNPMDVARTEKSTYICSEDPEDVGPLNNYMSVDQADEICNKLIRGSMKGKTMYVVPYVMGPLSSEFSQIGVEITDSPYVVANMKIMTRMGTSKVEGYSYMEDWIKGIHVSGNLDPKNRYILHFPWKRTDLDAHIVSINSAYGGNALLSKKCHALRIASVRAKEKGWMAEHMLLLEVETPSKKKYYFSAAFPSASGKTNLAMIKPPKRYSDLGWKTRLIGDDIAWIRPGKDGRLYAINPENGFFGVVPGTSYKTNPNAMETVRRNTIFTNVALTETGDPWWEGLPVPNSKVFDWQGEPMDPRSGKIAAHPNSRFTSPIEQYPDVSDQFNSPTGVPLDGIIFGGRRETTIPLVFESFDWNHGVFLGASMGVEQTAAAEGKVGVIRRDPMAMRPFIGYNVSAYFDHWLSFEGKGLRLPKIFYVNWFRKNKEGKYIWPGFGENLRVIEWMIKRVENMVPARETEVGYMPDPEDIESESLSVSEEDMKLLLYIDRSEWKKEISDIGSFLDSLGKELPQKIREEYGKLSSRFID